One window of Candidatus Nitrosocosmicus arcticus genomic DNA carries:
- a CDS encoding BMP family lipoprotein — MYIKTLVILAITIFGLSAIFSSNIFLISAENTKIPEKPITTPSPNQTTLETEKKLKIAFLTDGLFSDAGWGAFGYNAAQAIQGKYSYIVDLKENVPIPKIEEILRDHAKAGYDLIISHGFEWGEPAVIVGKDYPEVKFVIFTGLVNSSNVASIYPMQQEGTYVLGALAATMSKTGIIGFVGGERYPNLVNIYEGYRQGAQDVKPTVKILVTYLDDWDNSTKGKKAAISQIDQGADILLHVADTSGHGVIEAAQERGIYAFGAISDQNKLAPDTVLTSFVLDVDKAFDQVIKLVKTGHFSGQIFKPGLESEKGALGDGIVYIAPFHNLEYTVPDNVKLWLEQLKEDIINDKIKVPERYPKNIENYTANNTG, encoded by the coding sequence TTCCTCATTAGTGCCGAGAATACTAAAATCCCTGAAAAACCAATAACAACTCCCTCACCAAACCAGACTACATTAGAAACTGAAAAAAAACTGAAAATAGCTTTTCTAACGGATGGCTTATTTAGTGATGCGGGGTGGGGGGCGTTCGGATACAATGCAGCACAGGCAATACAGGGAAAATATTCCTATATCGTTGATCTTAAAGAAAACGTGCCTATTCCAAAGATAGAAGAAATATTAAGAGATCATGCCAAGGCAGGTTATGATTTGATAATATCGCATGGTTTTGAATGGGGCGAGCCAGCAGTTATCGTAGGTAAAGATTATCCTGAAGTAAAGTTTGTAATTTTTACAGGACTTGTTAACTCTAGTAATGTTGCTTCAATCTATCCGATGCAACAAGAAGGAACATATGTATTAGGAGCACTTGCAGCAACTATGTCAAAAACAGGCATAATTGGTTTTGTGGGTGGAGAAAGATATCCTAACCTGGTTAATATTTATGAAGGATATAGACAAGGCGCACAGGATGTCAAGCCTACCGTAAAGATACTCGTCACTTATTTAGATGATTGGGATAATTCCACCAAAGGAAAAAAAGCAGCCATTTCTCAAATAGACCAGGGGGCAGACATTCTATTACATGTGGCTGACACTTCTGGTCACGGTGTTATTGAAGCTGCACAAGAAAGAGGAATATACGCCTTTGGTGCAATCTCTGACCAGAATAAGTTAGCTCCTGACACTGTACTTACATCCTTTGTATTAGATGTCGATAAAGCCTTTGATCAAGTTATTAAATTAGTCAAAACCGGTCATTTCAGTGGACAAATTTTTAAGCCAGGGCTAGAGTCAGAAAAGGGCGCCTTAGGGGATGGAATCGTGTATATAGCACCGTTCCATAACCTAGAATATACGGTTCCGGATAACGTTAAGTTATGGCTTGAACAGTTAAAAGAAGATATTATCAACGACAAAATCAAAGTACCTGAAAGATATCCCAAGAACATTGAAAACTATACTGCTAATAACACAGGTTAA
- a CDS encoding sensor histidine kinase has protein sequence MGKPFLFVRKKEIIIVSIILLIAGSYSLLLFQQSIAEQNIRDSLFLSHRNNQIEITKGVSEHSSSDLRLIGSILQGLSDSNYLQQGELYGDRVGNLIEERFNQINNISKVDGLFIADKNNIITYNKVAEGQRSFVNINISLRDYVNETRSTLNPVFSNGFKGIDGTFKIALTYPLINKDTEEYLGMVGVEIPSVDFFARYGNVYNIDSQFLVAYDKNSNYISTPRTNFLGKSIFSDEVQRFFNFNDIQNKYYQNVFYDRLFGGYAIYDFGTGERLNTGYPVSVDKKSIYFVFIITPTASVYSDINETLFAERSKFFLLIAGITAAIVILVLFLVKLNSILNERIKRRTKDLEESNKLLKIANEQLNVHDNMQKEFINIAAHELRTPTQAISGNLELIKMTYVPSLFQASSTGQKNNNIDKDFEKLFKDKNRLNDFALGLISTYRNAQRLEKLVNNILDISRIESNRLELHKESFNLNEKIQNVIKDVHTKTNLSSHHANSSTPVDIVFEPQEDPITVFADKIRIFEVLSNLINNAIKFSNGKPITISAKTFQKNEIGSIKSNLNSKLVDIENRRENKDKRMMVVVVSIRDLGKGIDSDILPRLFTKFATKSDRGTGLGLYIAKSIIEAHGGNIWAQNNYDGDDGATFSFSLPIGHGFNN, from the coding sequence TTGGGAAAGCCTTTTCTGTTTGTCAGAAAAAAAGAAATAATCATTGTTTCCATAATCCTGTTAATTGCTGGATCTTATTCCTTATTATTATTTCAACAAAGTATTGCAGAACAGAATATCAGAGATAGTCTTTTTCTATCTCATAGGAATAATCAGATAGAGATCACAAAGGGTGTTTCAGAACATTCTAGTTCCGATCTTCGATTGATAGGATCTATTCTTCAAGGCTTATCAGATTCTAATTATTTACAACAGGGAGAATTGTATGGCGATAGAGTTGGAAACCTAATAGAAGAACGATTTAATCAAATTAACAACATTAGTAAAGTCGATGGGCTTTTTATTGCTGATAAAAATAACATAATAACGTATAATAAAGTAGCAGAAGGACAAAGAAGCTTTGTCAACATAAATATTTCACTTAGAGACTACGTGAATGAAACAAGGAGTACTTTAAACCCTGTATTTTCAAATGGTTTTAAAGGAATAGATGGCACATTTAAAATAGCATTAACTTATCCATTAATAAATAAAGACACTGAAGAATACCTCGGCATGGTCGGAGTGGAAATACCATCTGTTGATTTCTTTGCACGATATGGAAATGTATATAATATCGATTCGCAATTTTTGGTAGCCTATGACAAAAATTCAAATTATATATCCACTCCTAGAACAAACTTTCTAGGGAAGAGCATATTTAGTGATGAAGTTCAACGCTTTTTCAATTTCAACGATATCCAAAACAAATATTATCAAAATGTTTTTTATGATCGACTATTTGGCGGTTATGCCATATATGATTTTGGAACTGGAGAAAGATTAAATACGGGATATCCTGTTTCTGTGGATAAAAAATCCATATATTTTGTTTTCATAATTACACCTACAGCATCGGTTTACTCTGATATTAATGAGACTCTATTTGCAGAAAGATCAAAGTTTTTTTTATTGATTGCGGGAATTACTGCTGCAATTGTAATTTTGGTTCTATTTTTAGTAAAGCTGAATAGTATTTTGAATGAGCGAATCAAGAGAAGAACAAAAGATTTAGAAGAATCAAACAAACTACTCAAAATAGCTAATGAGCAGCTTAATGTTCATGACAATATGCAGAAGGAATTTATCAATATAGCTGCCCATGAACTGAGGACACCTACGCAGGCTATATCTGGAAATTTGGAATTGATAAAAATGACTTATGTTCCTTCACTTTTCCAAGCTTCGTCCACTGGGCAAAAAAATAATAATATTGACAAAGATTTTGAGAAATTATTCAAAGATAAGAACAGATTAAATGATTTTGCATTAGGACTTATCTCCACATATAGAAATGCACAAAGGCTTGAGAAACTTGTAAATAATATATTAGACATATCACGAATTGAAAGTAATCGACTAGAGTTACATAAAGAATCCTTTAATTTAAACGAAAAAATACAGAATGTGATTAAAGACGTCCATACTAAAACGAACCTTAGTTCACATCATGCTAACTCCTCTACTCCCGTTGACATCGTTTTTGAACCACAAGAAGATCCTATTACTGTATTTGCGGATAAAATAAGGATTTTTGAAGTTCTTTCAAACTTGATAAATAATGCAATCAAATTTTCAAATGGTAAACCCATCACTATTTCAGCTAAAACGTTTCAAAAAAATGAAATTGGTTCGATTAAAAGTAACCTTAATAGTAAACTAGTTGATATCGAAAATAGAAGAGAAAATAAAGATAAAAGGATGATGGTAGTAGTAGTATCAATTAGGGATTTGGGAAAAGGCATTGACTCAGATATTCTACCCAGGTTGTTTACGAAGTTTGCTACAAAATCAGATCGGGGTACGGGATTAGGCCTGTATATAGCAAAAAGCATTATTGAAGCTCACGGTGGGAATATATGGGCTCAAAATAATTACGACGGTGATGATGGGGCAACTTTTTCATTTAGTTTGCCCATAGGTCATGGATTCAATAATTAA
- the kdpA gene encoding potassium-transporting ATPase subunit KdpA, with product MDTTILFGVLIVGTIGLATIFGTYLARMIIFEMRPLEKTLARVESGFYRVIGINATKQMSWKEYFLALFLTNMAVVAFIILILTFQNHLPLSEGKEGFSFDLAFNTAISFITDTNLQHYVGDQQLSIISQMVAITFTMFIAPASGIAAAFAFIRSFIRKNYGLGNFYVDLTRIIITLLLPVAIVSALVLMVIGVPQTLQPSIETSTLEGVVNSNSSNAQTINMGPIASIESIKLLGSNGGGFFGSNSGHPFENPTGVSNMYEMFLMLIIPLSFPIAYARLMGKGRGIAILVAMLIGFGTLIVIATSVESGPLLLETRFGSFGSILFDTISLSTNTGAANSALAGMSPEATTSFFLAMFVQAIPGAVGTGMMMIIIFVLLTLFLVGLMVGKTPEFMSMKISPKDIKFAVYIFLLHPALILIPTVIAMGTGNAQAIVGDQMTPMGYTQTLYEYTSAAANNGSDYFGASADTPFWNYSTGIVMFLGRYLPLALILAIAGSFTVKDRKEVIEPIKTHGPLFITVLVTVTFLLTALTFFPFLLLGPFSI from the coding sequence TTGGACACGACAATACTGTTTGGTGTTCTCATAGTAGGTACTATAGGTCTAGCAACCATTTTTGGTACATACCTTGCTAGAATGATAATCTTCGAAATGAGACCATTGGAAAAGACTCTGGCAAGGGTAGAAAGCGGATTTTACAGAGTAATTGGAATTAATGCTACTAAACAAATGAGTTGGAAAGAGTATTTTCTTGCTTTATTTCTAACAAACATGGCAGTAGTTGCATTTATTATACTCATTTTGACATTTCAGAACCATTTACCATTATCCGAAGGTAAAGAGGGATTTTCATTTGACCTGGCGTTTAATACCGCAATCTCTTTTATCACAGATACAAATTTACAGCATTATGTTGGAGACCAGCAACTTTCCATAATTTCTCAGATGGTCGCGATAACATTTACTATGTTTATAGCCCCTGCATCAGGAATTGCAGCCGCATTTGCTTTCATTCGCTCATTTATAAGAAAAAATTACGGACTGGGAAATTTTTATGTAGATTTAACAAGAATAATTATAACATTATTGCTTCCAGTTGCGATCGTATCCGCGCTTGTTTTGATGGTTATTGGAGTTCCACAGACCCTTCAACCTTCTATAGAGACAAGCACACTAGAAGGGGTTGTGAATAGTAATTCATCAAATGCTCAAACAATCAATATGGGACCAATTGCATCTATTGAATCAATAAAACTATTGGGCAGTAATGGTGGAGGATTCTTTGGATCTAACTCTGGACACCCGTTTGAAAATCCCACAGGGGTATCAAATATGTATGAAATGTTCCTGATGCTTATCATCCCGCTTTCTTTTCCTATAGCGTATGCTCGATTAATGGGTAAGGGAAGAGGAATAGCAATTCTTGTAGCTATGCTGATCGGTTTTGGAACCCTAATTGTTATAGCAACTAGCGTGGAAAGCGGACCATTGTTATTAGAAACCCGATTTGGAAGTTTTGGAAGTATTTTATTTGATACTATATCTTTAAGCACAAACACCGGAGCAGCAAATTCTGCTTTAGCGGGAATGTCACCTGAAGCCACGACTTCATTTTTCCTAGCTATGTTTGTACAGGCAATTCCAGGAGCAGTAGGAACAGGAATGATGATGATTATTATTTTCGTGCTTCTGACATTATTTCTAGTTGGACTAATGGTGGGAAAAACGCCCGAGTTTATGAGCATGAAAATAAGTCCCAAAGACATCAAATTCGCTGTCTATATTTTTCTATTGCATCCTGCGTTAATACTGATACCGACAGTTATAGCCATGGGTACGGGAAATGCTCAAGCAATAGTAGGGGACCAAATGACTCCCATGGGATATACACAAACATTGTATGAATATACATCAGCAGCAGCTAACAACGGGTCGGATTACTTTGGTGCGTCAGCAGATACTCCATTTTGGAACTACTCTACTGGTATTGTAATGTTTCTTGGAAGATACTTACCATTGGCATTAATACTGGCGATAGCCGGGTCATTTACGGTGAAAGATAGAAAAGAAGTAATAGAACCAATCAAAACTCATGGTCCATTGTTCATAACTGTGCTAGTTACTGTTACGTTCTTACTTACTGCATTAACATTCTTTCCGTTCTTGTTATTAGGGCCATTTTCCATTTAG
- a CDS encoding HAD-IC family P-type ATPase — protein MNISKSKNKERKNNNGKNNNHTSSIVSAINTKVILDSIKKLDPRYLAKNNPVMFTVELGFLVVLFVAMFPNISEAFVSQSQVFYIGAAIILILTVWFATFSESLSEAQARARVDSLKKLEKEVTARKLEHGKEVVIKSSHLKPGDEVKVYAGELIPRDGLVIRGKTFIDESMMTGESNPVFKEKDDHVIGGTIVTSDSLIVEITAEAGKSYLDEMVGLIENATRPKTQNEIALTILLAGLSIIFITVIGTLLFSAYYLGYNIDIATLVALLVALMPTTIGGLLPAIGVAGITRLGKYKIIAKSGKGIEAAGDCDILILDKTGTITEGSRSAIEFIPMEKYTEEDVGQVAYAASIQDNTHEGKSIVDLSEERKYLPPMLEKMISARSIEFTAETRVSGIEFIPNKIAKLDKNDEEELRNLAKTVTSQQEAESSTLENLEDVIDRSSHGKIHDMLLDMEKNSYANPVRILKGSVDVIIELAKSNPSVNAAELKWKAQEVSKKGETPLAIAINDEVIGLVVLKDNLKENIRQKLDEVHAAGITTIMITGDNQITAQVIAQEANVNQVMAEAKPTDKLQRVLEEQQKGHIIGMVGDGTNDAPALAKADIGLAMNSGTAAAKEAANMVDLDSDPSKILKVVKLGKQLLMTRGAITTFSIANDAAKYFAILPSMFAEDNPKLAALNLMQLHSPDTAILSTLIFNAITIPALIPLSLRGIKFKAEQTQQLFVRNILIYGLGGAALPFIGIKAIDMLLSTLMR, from the coding sequence ATGAATATATCAAAATCAAAAAACAAAGAACGTAAAAACAATAATGGTAAAAACAATAACCATACAAGCAGTATAGTATCAGCCATTAATACTAAAGTAATACTGGATTCAATTAAAAAGCTGGACCCAAGGTACCTTGCAAAAAACAACCCTGTTATGTTCACTGTAGAATTGGGGTTTTTAGTTGTTCTTTTTGTGGCAATGTTCCCAAATATCTCTGAAGCATTTGTTTCCCAAAGCCAGGTATTCTATATAGGAGCAGCAATTATTCTTATTCTCACTGTATGGTTTGCTACATTTTCAGAATCCCTTTCAGAAGCTCAGGCTAGGGCTCGCGTAGATTCGTTAAAGAAGCTGGAAAAGGAAGTGACTGCAAGAAAGTTAGAACATGGAAAAGAAGTAGTCATAAAATCATCTCATCTTAAACCAGGTGATGAAGTAAAAGTATATGCTGGCGAACTAATTCCCAGGGATGGATTGGTGATAAGAGGAAAAACATTCATCGATGAATCCATGATGACGGGTGAATCAAACCCTGTTTTTAAGGAAAAAGATGACCACGTAATCGGTGGAACCATAGTTACCAGTGATAGCCTCATAGTAGAAATAACTGCAGAAGCTGGAAAAAGCTATTTAGACGAAATGGTCGGCTTGATTGAAAATGCAACAAGACCTAAAACACAAAATGAAATAGCCTTGACCATTCTCTTGGCTGGTTTATCTATTATTTTTATTACCGTAATTGGAACTTTGTTGTTTTCTGCCTACTATTTAGGGTATAACATCGACATAGCTACTCTAGTAGCCCTATTAGTTGCACTTATGCCTACTACGATCGGAGGATTACTTCCAGCGATTGGTGTGGCAGGTATTACTAGGTTGGGTAAATATAAAATAATAGCAAAATCGGGCAAAGGAATTGAGGCAGCCGGAGATTGCGATATTCTCATCTTAGATAAAACAGGAACAATAACAGAAGGAAGCAGAAGTGCTATTGAATTTATTCCAATGGAAAAATATACAGAAGAAGATGTGGGCCAAGTAGCATATGCTGCTTCAATTCAAGATAATACTCATGAAGGAAAATCCATTGTAGACCTATCTGAGGAGAGAAAATACCTTCCACCAATGTTAGAAAAAATGATCTCTGCCAGATCCATCGAATTTACTGCAGAAACTAGAGTAAGTGGTATAGAATTCATTCCAAATAAAATTGCTAAACTGGATAAAAACGATGAAGAAGAGCTACGAAATCTTGCAAAAACAGTTACAAGTCAACAAGAAGCAGAGTCGTCAACACTAGAGAATCTAGAAGATGTTATCGACAGGTCCAGTCATGGTAAAATACATGATATGTTACTAGACATGGAGAAAAACTCTTATGCAAATCCCGTAAGAATCTTAAAAGGTTCGGTGGACGTAATTATTGAATTAGCAAAGTCAAATCCTAGTGTAAATGCTGCCGAACTAAAATGGAAAGCTCAAGAAGTATCTAAAAAAGGAGAAACCCCATTAGCAATAGCGATTAACGACGAAGTAATAGGATTAGTGGTCTTAAAGGACAATCTCAAGGAAAATATTCGCCAAAAACTCGACGAAGTCCACGCTGCAGGAATTACTACAATCATGATTACAGGAGATAATCAAATAACAGCTCAAGTCATAGCTCAAGAAGCAAATGTTAATCAGGTAATGGCAGAAGCCAAACCAACTGACAAGCTTCAGAGAGTATTAGAAGAACAGCAAAAAGGCCATATTATAGGAATGGTTGGCGATGGAACAAATGATGCACCTGCACTTGCAAAAGCCGATATCGGGTTAGCGATGAACAGTGGAACGGCTGCTGCAAAAGAAGCAGCAAACATGGTAGACCTTGATTCTGACCCTTCTAAAATACTCAAAGTAGTAAAACTAGGAAAACAGCTTTTGATGACTAGGGGTGCGATTACTACTTTTAGTATTGCAAATGATGCTGCAAAGTATTTCGCCATTCTTCCTTCAATGTTTGCAGAGGATAATCCTAAGCTAGCAGCGTTAAATTTAATGCAACTACATAGCCCAGATACAGCAATTCTCTCTACACTAATTTTTAACGCTATAACAATTCCCGCACTTATTCCTCTTTCCTTAAGAGGAATAAAGTTCAAAGCTGAGCAAACACAACAGTTGTTTGTTAGAAATATCCTGATTTATGGATTAGGGGGCGCAGCATTACCGTTTATAGGAATAAAGGCAATAGACATGTTACTTTCGACATTGATGAGGTAA
- a CDS encoding potassium-transporting ATPase subunit C, giving the protein MEKKNYEKENDFSSTNEKLTAGLVLYNLKTAIRVLVVMVIVLGIAYPVILTQVGQLTLPFQSGGSIVEFNGEKIGSKLIAQEFDSAKFFHPRPSSDSASTVDPHITPEGAYAQIKNVSEATGIHQNTLRTLLNLNIEQNKLTNAVFFAPQYVNVLEVNIELVNQYPEVYNMSRVSNSN; this is encoded by the coding sequence ATGGAAAAGAAAAACTATGAAAAAGAAAACGATTTTAGCAGTACTAACGAAAAGCTAACAGCAGGGCTAGTACTATATAACCTGAAAACTGCAATTAGAGTTTTGGTTGTCATGGTGATAGTACTTGGAATCGCCTATCCAGTCATTCTGACCCAAGTTGGACAGCTGACATTGCCTTTCCAATCCGGCGGCAGTATTGTGGAATTTAACGGAGAGAAAATAGGTTCAAAATTGATCGCTCAGGAATTTGACTCCGCCAAGTTCTTTCACCCAAGGCCATCAAGTGATTCCGCTTCAACAGTAGATCCTCATATCACGCCCGAAGGAGCATATGCTCAGATCAAAAACGTAAGTGAAGCTACGGGTATACATCAAAATACTCTGAGAACTTTGCTGAACCTAAACATCGAACAAAATAAGCTAACCAATGCAGTTTTCTTTGCTCCACAGTATGTAAATGTATTAGAAGTAAACATAGAGTTAGTAAATCAGTATCCCGAAGTCTACAATATGTCTAGAGTTTCTAACTCTAATTGA
- a CDS encoding ArsR/SmtB family transcription factor, protein MNSIDSDSNNKKKDKDDRNDEGRIDGSKFNNAEEDENKKISMSTDKSVDPRFKRLLWYLIASTRGGVNRAKIINFLSESPSNANQLSNQLKLDYKTIVHHLDVLKINGLIITENEESYGATYFISPIIEKNYSAFKEIMATIGKK, encoded by the coding sequence TTGAATTCGATTGATTCTGATTCTAATAATAAGAAAAAAGATAAAGATGATCGTAATGATGAGGGTAGAATCGACGGATCAAAATTCAACAATGCTGAGGAAGACGAGAATAAAAAGATCTCTATGAGCACAGATAAATCTGTTGATCCTCGATTTAAGAGACTGCTATGGTATTTGATAGCCAGTACTAGGGGTGGTGTGAATAGAGCTAAAATAATAAATTTCTTATCTGAAAGTCCCTCTAACGCTAACCAATTGTCTAATCAATTAAAACTTGATTATAAAACGATAGTTCATCATTTAGATGTATTAAAAATAAACGGATTAATAATCACAGAAAATGAAGAATCCTATGGGGCAACATATTTCATTTCACCAATAATTGAAAAAAACTATTCGGCATTTAAAGAGATTATGGCCACAATTGGGAAAAAGTAA
- a CDS encoding FAD-dependent oxidoreductase translates to MVVCSNGNIISDPEIKDFKTRGVKIMEQRIKNLVGQNGLMEQIFFENGETISRKAGFVLLQYLQSSDFGKQLGCENDSMGGIATDTFGRTNIHGAYAAGDASKIFPYGIIYAAAEGSLAAVGVNTDLTQQDF, encoded by the coding sequence TTGGTTGTTTGTTCAAACGGTAACATAATTTCAGATCCTGAAATCAAAGACTTCAAAACAAGGGGGGTCAAAATCATGGAACAGAGAATTAAAAACCTTGTCGGACAAAATGGACTGATGGAACAGATATTCTTTGAAAACGGGGAGACTATATCAAGAAAGGCTGGGTTTGTTTTACTACAATATCTCCAGTCTTCCGATTTTGGTAAACAATTGGGTTGTGAAAATGATTCTATGGGTGGTATTGCCACTGACACTTTTGGTAGAACGAATATTCATGGAGCATATGCAGCAGGAGACGCATCGAAAATATTTCCATATGGGATAATTTATGCGGCAGCCGAAGGAAGTCTGGCGGCTGTAGGAGTAAATACGGATTTGACCCAGCAAGATTTCTAA
- a CDS encoding DUF1059 domain-containing protein, translated as MLSLKCSDAGFDCKQTMKGNSREEVINQAREHGKRDHNLKDSDFSPELVNKIESLIVESKE; from the coding sequence ATGCTTAGTTTAAAGTGCAGCGATGCAGGATTTGATTGCAAACAAACCATGAAAGGTAACTCCAGAGAAGAAGTTATCAATCAAGCAAGAGAACATGGAAAACGCGATCATAATTTAAAAGATAGTGATTTTTCACCAGAATTGGTCAACAAAATCGAAAGTCTTATCGTTGAGTCAAAAGAATAA
- a CDS encoding alpha/beta hydrolase yields MNSSNTTTNSTATTNTNYTGLEQNTKTFLLDMKAKNNPPINTLPPNEARAALSGLQSSYPVIMPEAQVQNQTIPGGPDNQTITIQIVRPAGVSENQVLPVVMYFHGGGWVLGGFDTHERLIKELANAANVSVVYVNYTLSPEAKFPQALEEAYAATKWVAENGQSINVNSSRLAVAGDSAGGNMATAVTMLAKERDDGPNISFQALFYPVTDVNFNTPSYLEYKSGYHLSRDAMIWFWTNYLDNQTTNIKDPLVSPLQASLEQLQGLPPTLVITDENDVLRDEGEAYAHKLMEAGVPVASVRYLGTIHDFMMLNALANTPAAEEAISQAASIINKVLYS; encoded by the coding sequence ATTAATTCATCCAATACAACAACTAACTCAACTGCAACTACCAATACAAATTATACCGGATTGGAACAAAATACAAAAACATTTTTGCTTGACATGAAGGCAAAAAATAATCCACCAATAAACACTTTACCACCAAACGAAGCTAGAGCAGCATTATCAGGACTTCAATCTTCATACCCTGTTATTATGCCGGAAGCTCAAGTGCAAAACCAAACGATTCCAGGTGGTCCAGATAATCAAACTATAACGATTCAAATAGTTCGTCCTGCAGGAGTTAGTGAAAATCAAGTTTTACCAGTTGTCATGTATTTCCATGGCGGTGGATGGGTATTAGGAGGTTTTGATACTCATGAAAGACTGATAAAAGAGCTTGCAAACGCTGCCAATGTTTCAGTAGTATATGTTAACTATACTCTGTCACCTGAAGCCAAATTTCCTCAAGCTCTAGAAGAAGCATATGCAGCTACAAAATGGGTTGCCGAAAATGGTCAATCCATCAATGTCAATTCCTCAAGATTAGCCGTTGCAGGAGATAGCGCTGGTGGTAACATGGCTACTGCAGTAACAATGCTTGCAAAGGAAAGAGACGATGGTCCTAACATATCATTTCAGGCATTATTCTATCCAGTTACTGATGTGAATTTCAATACTCCATCCTATTTAGAATACAAAAGTGGCTACCACCTTAGTCGTGATGCCATGATATGGTTCTGGACTAACTACTTGGACAATCAAACAACAAATATAAAAGATCCACTGGTGTCTCCATTGCAAGCATCCCTCGAACAATTACAGGGTTTACCACCTACGCTAGTCATCACAGATGAAAATGATGTATTACGAGATGAGGGAGAAGCCTATGCTCACAAGCTTATGGAAGCAGGAGTGCCTGTCGCCTCAGTTAGATATCTCGGAACAATCCATGACTTTATGATGCTAAACGCACTTGCCAATACGCCTGCTGCAGAGGAAGCCATATCTCAAGCTGCAAGTATCATAAACAAGGTGCTATATAGCTGA